A region of Porites lutea chromosome 13, jaPorLute2.1, whole genome shotgun sequence DNA encodes the following proteins:
- the LOC140923691 gene encoding uncharacterized protein — protein MSNSNPLRTDACMKRTVSMETVLRHHEIQERKLQGKREAYKRRNDTYVKAMYGSPQDKEEVRQDGRTALLQQMKEKELADKNAMAEKTKESDFAISYDRICIEQDKEDKINKEKYLQQFRNENKRLMELRAEQQKKDRCARHLEERNLLQQSPINWSHTLH, from the exons ATGAGCAACTCTAACCCTCTGCGGACCGACGCTTGTATGAAGCGAACGGTAAGTATGGAGACAGTTTTGCGACATCATGAAATTCAAGAGAGAAAACTACAAGGGAAGCGAGAAGCATATAAAAGACGAAATGATACGTACGTCAAAGCTATGTACGGTAGTCCTCAGGACAAAGAAGAAGTCAG GCAAGATGGCAGAACAGCATTGTTAcaacaaatgaaagaaaaagaactagctgacaaaaatgccaTGGCTGAAAAGACAAAAGAGAGTGACTTCGCAATCAGTTATGACAGGATCTGCATTGAACAagacaaagaagacaaaatcaacaaagaaaaataccTACAGCAGTTCaggaatgaaaataaaagg CTGATGGAGCTCCGTGCCGAACAGCAGAAAAAAGATAGATGTGCAAGACATTTAGAAGAAAGAAACCTCCTCCAGCAAAGTCCAATAAATTGGAGCCATACTCTTCACTAA